aattgaaaattaattaaattgttaatatttctttaattcgACCAAATTAGTTGGATGACTTCAAGTGATGGGACTGCATGACCGGTTTCACTATGATGTAGCTCTGAAAATATTGGGCGTAACTCATTAGATTCGGTCCATAAACTCAACCAGGGATGGAAGACTCATAAATATCACATTCTGCCGACACTTCTTCCATTATGATTTCCAATATATCTAATAAAAATACGATAAATACCATATGTTTCTCTACTTAATACGGTGACCGGTGGTTTAACCAATTATTcgttttgtgttttaattactaattatatTCTGGCATCAtcttaaagtaataaataaatccaAGACGAATTAAACCGAATTtgtatctcttttttttttttttataaataaatgccATATGgctaataatttattataacattatggaaatttaatttggtttaccctcatgaaaaaaaaaaaagcaacagGCAACGGGACATAGTAATGATTGGCCattgacaaattaaaataattacggCCTTCCTTTAATGAAAAAACtcgttaaataaattaaaaaagaaaaagaaaaaagagagagcatCATATCATCTAGATCTAGAAGGCTACAACTGAAAACTAGAAATAGCATCCATTCTCATTCTCTCATACTCATCTCTCTGTTGTTCTCCCCTGCAAACAAGTTTTACAGAAaagagtgtgtgtgtgttttttttcctATTCTTGGTTGTGGTGGTAAAGAAATATGAGCAAATTGTTctaaaaatagaaggaaaaagaataatGAAGGTGAGGCATATAGTATTGGGTTTACTCTCGATTTCCGTCATTGCTCCCATCTTTCTTTACACTGATAGGGTCGGCTCCTTCGTCAATCCCTCTTCTTGTACGTctatttctcctttttttttttcttcttattttcctGTTTCCATTCTTTCATGCTGATCTCTTCTTCCTCACGGTAATTTCTGCAGCAAGACGCGATTTTCTTGATGATGTTTCAGCTTTTGTaagtttctttcttctttctttcctggggtttaaacaattataatgatagacaaaaaaaaaattaatttttattatttcttgtgcAGACGGTGTCTGGCGATACTAGACATCTCAATGTTCTTCACCAGGTAGTAACATAGTAGAATGTGTTCCATTTCTTGTTCAGAGTTTGCATTTCTATTGATTGGTTTCAGATCTAACGCCTTCAATTTCCAATTCTTTGCCGTAGGAAACTTCCACCGCCTTGAAAGAACCCATTGGTGTCGTATATTCTGACCACTCTACAGGTTCCTTTCCCAAcggttatttatttattgttgtgTTTGTTGAAGAATTAGGCAATGCAAATGTGAATTGATGGGTGTTTGATTTACCAATGACAGTGACGAGGGAGCATAAATCAGCACGAGTGCTTTCTGCTACCGATGAAGAACGTCAACAACAGCAATTATCTAACCCCATTAGGCAGGTCATCGATCGAGCACCCCCCGGTCTCACCACTGCCCTGGATTCCCATCCTAATGCCTCTGACATCTCGGTAATTGCTTCCCCTATCTTTTTTAGTATTTCATGTCATTTTCTAAATCTTCCCCCATTCTGTGTATGCCTATTACCTTTCGCTTGCTATAAATAGGCGTATTTTATCTTCTCATATTGCCATAGCAGCGTTTTACTAGTAATTCCCGGTTTTCTCGTTGATTTTATTACTTGCCTCTTATTTGAGACTGTTGTACTACTTTGGAAACTTGAATCGTCCCCTTTCTGTATGTACTAAACATTTGCTTTATGTGGTGCTTCAGTTGTCACCAAAACGGAAATGTGACTATACCCCTAATCCTCTTATTTTTACcttatcatttctttttccatgtCTTTGTGTTGAGCTGtttccttcaattttgaattgcatatctaaacaaaaaattctcttTAATAAGGTTCAATGTAAACTTTAACCTTGAAGTTATTTTATTCTGTGACCCTTTTGAGCTTGTTGGCACTTTTTGCTGTTTTTGTCTACCCATAATTGTTTCTCTACGGCTAAAAATAGTTTCTTGATGCTGCCACATTTCCAGGATTCACAATAAGAGTAAGTGTTAAACCTAATTGTGAGCTTAGTTGACAGTTATTTTACCTTGTTTGCTTTACCAATAGGCTATTGAGCTTGAGCAGCAACCAACTCAGCCCTCTGGCAAAATTGTTCAGGAGCATTCAGATAACAAACATGACAGATTGACTGAACCAGCAGATGCTCAGGTCCGTCACCTCAAAGATCAGCTCATCCGTGCAAAACTATACCTGTCCCTTTCTGCTATCAAAAACAACCCACATGTTACAAGGGAGCTTCGACTGCGGGTTAAGGAAGTTACACGTGCTCTTGGTGATGCAACCAAGGATTCAGATCTGCCAAAAAAGTATCTTATTTCTGAACATAGGGCTGCTGATCTCTATTTTAAGCTTTCTTTGCTTTCAGTTTGTTAAATTCCCACATCTGTTCCTTATTTCTTCAGGGTCAGCCACCACAGTTTCTACATCACTCTAATTTGTGTGTGTTTTTTGTTCAGTGCTGTTGATAAGTTGAAAGCGATGGATCAATCGTTAGAAAAAGGGAAGCAGATTCAAGATGACTGCGCTGCTGTGGTAAAGAAGCTACGGGCTATGCTTCACTCATCTGAAGAGCAACTACGAGTGCACAAAAAGCAGACCATGTTTTTGACACAATTAACTGCAAAAACGCTTCCCAAGGGTCTTCATTGCCTGCCTTTGCGTCTTACTACTGAGTATTATACCTTGAATTCTTCTCAACAAAACTTTCCAAATCAGCAGAAATTAGAAGACCCCCGCCTGTATCATTATGCTCTTTTCTCAGATAACATATTAGCAGCAGCAGTTGTCGTAAACTCAACTATCTCACATGCTAAGGTAATACTCTTCTATGGAGACTTAACTCGTACTTCCTTTGGTTGCCGGTGGAAAAGGAAACTGTTCATCACCTTAAATCTTAAGTTTgccatttccatttcattttaatcttttacaCTCTTGAGAGAAGTAAAGGTTGGGGTATATGCGTGTGCATgcatgtgtgtgtgtttttgcaTAAAACTTGATAGGTACATAATTACAATTGAGCTCCTTGTTTTTGTTGACTTGTTGAACTCGTgaaattttcttgattctttgCAGCACCCTTCGGATCATGTTTTCCACATTGTTACTGATAAGCTTAATTATGCGGCAATGAGAATGTGGTTCCTAAGTAATCCACCAGGGAAAGCCACTATACAGGTCCAGAACATTGAAGAATTTACATGGTTAAACTCAAGCTACAGTCCAGTTCTTAAGCAGTTAGGTTCTCCTTCCATGATTGATTATTACTTCAGGGCACATCGGGCTAGTTCTGATTCAAATCTGAAGTTCCGGAACCCAAAGTATTTGTCCATACTGAACCATCTTCGGTTTTATCTACCAGAGATCTTCCCAAAACTAAATAAAGTGCTGTTCCTAGATGATGATATAGTAGTCCAGAAGGACCTTACTGGCCTTTGGTCCCTTGATTTGAAGGGAAACGTCAATGGTGCTGTTGAAACTTGTGGGGAAAGCTTCCATCGGTTTGATCGGTATCTCAACTTCTCAAATCCCCTGATCTCAAAGAACTTTGACCCACATGCTTGTGGATGGGCATATGGAATGAATATTTTTGATTTGGCGGAATGGAGGCGGCAAAGCATCACGGAGGTATACCACAGATGGCAGAGGCTGGTAAGTGACGGAAGTTCCTTGCAAACCATGTTAGATTTGGTTCACATTGCTAGTCTTAATTAGTGATCACCTGACTTACTAAGTGGAAGTTTGTTTGATCTGTCTTACCCGGTACTAGTATGCCAATCGCGCTTAAAGTATAAATGAAAGGAGTAAAACAAAGTGTCGCTTCGGGAAACATGGGTATTGAAAATCTTTGAAACCTAGAGGTTCGTAATTTTAAAGGAGGTGCTTTTTGGGATAACAGCTATTTATTGGAAGTAGCtacttaaaaaaagaaatacttACTAGATTTTTAAACCCAGGTTTCCTCTTTTCCTTCAAGTGGGGTAACGGGAACTGCTGCTGAACAACTCTTTACTATTCTGTAACATATAATAGCTGTCCCTTCTCAAATGGCTGTTTAGCATGGCTTGCTACACCCCTTAGGTGCTTAAGCCTCCTGATCACACTTGTACACGTAGAGAGATGTACGATTAAGTGATTGGATCATACCCCACTTCTAGAATGGAGAAAAAAAGCTACATTTTATTTCAGTGATACTTTCCATAAAGATTTAGAGTTTGGTTGTTGACTTTTACCCTCTATTTTGAGTGCCATTGTAAATGCTAAAAAGGGTAGCTTGGAAGGTTCAATTCAGTATTTCTTCATTGTGGGCATATCCTATACTTTGTACATGGTGTCATACCGGTGTATTACCTTGTTTCTAATTTCAAAGTCAATTTTATATGCAGAATCGTGACAGGCAATTGTGGAAGTTGGGAACCCTGCCTCCTGGTCTCATAACATTTTGGAAACGCACATATTCCCTTGACAAATCTTGGCATGTGCTGGGGCTTGGCTACAATCCTAATGTAAACCAGAGGGAGATTGACCGGGCTGCTGTCATACACTATAATGGCAACTTGAAACCATGGCTGGAGATAGGTATACCCAAGTATAAAATCTATTGGGCCAAGTATGTAGATTATGAGACAGTGTATTTGCGAGAGTGCAACATCAATCCGTAGAAAGCCTTGATGGGATATTAAAGTGTGGTGGTGAGCCATGGTTTACCCGTGCATTTTGACATCAATTTGTAGTTATTTCGTTAAGAGGTGGCGGGTTGAAATTCATCATGCCTTGTATACAttgtcaattttgtttttgattttttggctCGTACCGCAATGTGTGGAATTGACGTTGATGCGACTATTTTTTAGCTATTTAAGCAGAAGTGCAGCCGTATTTGTTTGTATATCATCCGTAATCTTTGTATCCCTATGCATGCAGCTAAGTTATATTCTTTGTAGCGAATTACTTTTTATGCATAACATAATAAACAGAAGCGAATGAGTTTACTGAAAGAGGAGCCAGTAGTAACACATTGGTTTCATTCAAATTCTACATTTAAGAATCCCTTACAGGAGATgctaatattatgatattatcaatattgtttattttaattaatgaaatggGATTGTTGTTGAACCCCATCTAAAAATTCCAATATCCTTGCTAGGGTGGTGAAGGCAGGTTTTTCTTGATCACTGCCAAGCAATTATCATGAGGCCTTGTATGAGGCAGATACCTAATTTTACTCTCAGGATTAAGCCGTTCCAACCTGCATTGTAACGTCACTCAACATCAACATCAACAATTTCAAGCTTGAATTGATCATGAAAAGAAACCCAACATTGCGAAATAACTTACTGATAGTTGAGGAGGaaatggtgaagaaaaatagaaatttcaaGCTTGGCAAGATCATTTCCAGGGCACAACCTGCTTCCTGCTCCAAAGGGAAGGAAAGTTCCTGCTTTGGCGTTATAGTCCTGCATATAGTTAAGAGAccattataatttaactaatagGTTACGCTTTATGGTTCTTGAACATACATACGtataaagaaaaagattgaaggAAAGGTAAAAAGCGTTGTGAAACTTACATCCCATCGAGAAGGATCAAATTCTTTTGGATTTGGATAAATCTCAGGATCCAAGTGAATGCTTCTGAACCAAGCTAACACTTTCCATCCCTTTGGAATAGTATAACCTGAAAAACCAATAGCTTTGAGTGTGAATGATGTAGCAATATcactatatatattaatataatcataTCATTAAAACTGACCGCTTATTTTGACGTCTGTTTTTGCCTCACGGAAGACCATCAGTGAGAATGTTATCAACCGAAGCGTTTCATCAATCaccttcatatacatataaatcaaaatataagcaGTGAAATGAAGGGTATGTTGAAGCCTTACAATTAACTGATATAACAGATGTGATGTACCTTGGATAGGTATTCCATTTCTCGAATATCCTTAAGGGTTAAACCTTTTTGGGTAGGTGGTCTTTTCTTCACAATCCTCTCTTGCTCTGCCTgtatacaataaaataatactgTCAAGTAATGAAAAAGAAGCACATTAATGCTTTGAGACTGCTTCAAAACCTTTGCTTTTTCTAGAAATTCAGGGTGTTGTTGCAGGAAAATAGTCGCCCACATCGTAGTATGGCCAGAAG
This genomic stretch from Gossypium raimondii isolate GPD5lz chromosome 6, ASM2569854v1, whole genome shotgun sequence harbors:
- the LOC105772883 gene encoding probable galacturonosyltransferase 4 isoform X1 produces the protein MKVRHIVLGLLSISVIAPIFLYTDRVGSFVNPSSSRRDFLDDVSAFTVSGDTRHLNVLHQETSTALKEPIGVVYSDHSTVTREHKSARVLSATDEERQQQQLSNPIRQVIDRAPPGLTTALDSHPNASDISAIELEQQPTQPSGKIVQEHSDNKHDRLTEPADAQVRHLKDQLIRAKLYLSLSAIKNNPHVTRELRLRVKEVTRALGDATKDSDLPKNAVDKLKAMDQSLEKGKQIQDDCAAVVKKLRAMLHSSEEQLRVHKKQTMFLTQLTAKTLPKGLHCLPLRLTTEYYTLNSSQQNFPNQQKLEDPRLYHYALFSDNILAAAVVVNSTISHAKHPSDHVFHIVTDKLNYAAMRMWFLSNPPGKATIQVQNIEEFTWLNSSYSPVLKQLGSPSMIDYYFRAHRASSDSNLKFRNPKYLSILNHLRFYLPEIFPKLNKVLFLDDDIVVQKDLTGLWSLDLKGNVNGAVETCGESFHRFDRYLNFSNPLISKNFDPHACGWAYGMNIFDLAEWRRQSITEVYHRWQRLNRDRQLWKLGTLPPGLITFWKRTYSLDKSWHVLGLGYNPNVNQREIDRAAVIHYNGNLKPWLEIGIPKYKIYWAKYVDYETVYLRECNINP
- the LOC105772883 gene encoding probable galacturonosyltransferase 4 isoform X2, which codes for MKVRHIVLGLLSISVIAPIFLYTDRVGSFVNPSSSRRDFLDDVSAFTVSGDTRHLNVLHQETSTALKEPIGVVYSDHSTVTREHKSARVLSATDEERQQQQLSNPIRQVIDRAPPGLTTALDSHPNASDISEHSDNKHDRLTEPADAQVRHLKDQLIRAKLYLSLSAIKNNPHVTRELRLRVKEVTRALGDATKDSDLPKNAVDKLKAMDQSLEKGKQIQDDCAAVVKKLRAMLHSSEEQLRVHKKQTMFLTQLTAKTLPKGLHCLPLRLTTEYYTLNSSQQNFPNQQKLEDPRLYHYALFSDNILAAAVVVNSTISHAKHPSDHVFHIVTDKLNYAAMRMWFLSNPPGKATIQVQNIEEFTWLNSSYSPVLKQLGSPSMIDYYFRAHRASSDSNLKFRNPKYLSILNHLRFYLPEIFPKLNKVLFLDDDIVVQKDLTGLWSLDLKGNVNGAVETCGESFHRFDRYLNFSNPLISKNFDPHACGWAYGMNIFDLAEWRRQSITEVYHRWQRLNRDRQLWKLGTLPPGLITFWKRTYSLDKSWHVLGLGYNPNVNQREIDRAAVIHYNGNLKPWLEIGIPKYKIYWAKYVDYETVYLRECNINP